A stretch of Macadamia integrifolia cultivar HAES 741 chromosome 7, SCU_Mint_v3, whole genome shotgun sequence DNA encodes these proteins:
- the LOC122084075 gene encoding SAC3 family protein A-like isoform X3, which produces MMNQVHTTDTVVEQDPNLLERQIVDSSGQASASLAPGHSFLPSATGSTAVSWTVHITDNSSSENGLLPSSSYHHNQHTEPLPRDVQDGLSAASNASTSSNLGAANGPQEYAGYSSYTNSADPYGYGNTGYQHGYYYQYPQQANHSYSQQGGVYQNSGAPYQPLTSFQNTGPASYTSTYYNAADYQTTGGYPSNEYNNQTNSWNAGSYAHYPSHQYSAYSSSDSNGAQSSSAVAATPLHYQQQYKSWAEYYSQTDVNCAPGTENIAVTNATSSGCAVPGATGGYPFSNGQPPPPGTTSWRPEPSSSEFPPLQQASDVTGDAYNVYWKHGTSGVQSHVNPMPSYFQKPLDQNPIPYDSTRDQQNIACPQGSNLQYSVTNHVPQNQVPQNYQPPLQTFPSLDTRRVSKLQIPTNPRIASNLGLGLPKTDKDSSTTNAATKPAYIGVSMPKPTNKVPSHDDADSMLKPGMFPASLRAYVERALSRCKEDSQKAACQNIMKEMITKASADGTLLTRDWDIEPLFPLPDVDTINKDGESSGAVSSLPRYKRSPSRRTKSRWEPISEEKLVEKVPSVNHVSVKEVNWDHFKERDGVLSSGKCESTDDGWNNSKLPPLQHQTPSKNVQRPVKKQRLSDNFGTAENGGGSSDSDKEQGLAAYYSSAITLANSPEERKRRENRSKRFEKAHGHQAGVKHFRQKAVGAGSLYSRRASVLELSRSYNDSGSRAVEDIDWDAFTVKGTCQEIEKRYLRLTSAPDPATVRPEEVLEKALLMVLSSQKNYLYKCDQLKSIRQDLTVQRIRNELTVKVYETHARLSIEAGDLPEYNQCQSQLQSLYAEGIKGCHMEFSAYNLLCAILHSNNNRDLLSSMARLSDEVKKDEAVKHALAVRAAVTSGNYVLFFRLYKLAPNLNTCLMDLYVEKMRFEALKCMSRSYRPTLPVAYIAQVLGFTTVLPTTEGNEEKDMDGFEECEEWLRAHGACLTKDNSQEMQLDTKASSSSLYMPEPEDAVAHGDTNLAVIDFLTRTS; this is translated from the exons CGCCAAATTGTTGATTCAAGTGGACAAGCATCTGCATCTTTAGCTCCCGGACATTCCTTTCTGCCCTCAGCCACTGGTTCTACAGCCGTGTCATGGACTGTGCACATAACAGATAATAGCTCTTCTGAAAATGGACTTCTTCCAAGTTCCAGCTATCATCATAACCAGCATACGGAGCCACTTCCAAGGGATGTGCAAGATGGATTGAGCGCTGCATCAAATGCCTCTACTTCATCTAATCTGGGGGCAGCAAATGGACCACAAGAATATGCTGGTTATTCATCATATACAAATTCTGCTGATCCTTATGGTTATGGCAACACAGGATATCAACATGGTTACTATTACCAATATCCACAGCAAGCAAACCATTCGTACTCTCAACAAGGGGGTGTATATCAAAATTCAGGTGCTCCTTATCAGCCTCTTACCTCATTTCAGAATACAGGGCCTGCAAGTTATACAAGCACTTACTACAATGCTGCTGATTATCAGACAACTGGAGGTTACCCGAGCAACGAGTATAATAATCAGACCAACTCCTGGAATGCTGGTTCCTATGCACATTATCCCTCTCATCAGTATTCAGCCTACTCTTCTTCAGATTCTAATGGTGCTCAAAGTTCTAGTGCTGTAGCTGCAACTCCACTTCATTATCAGCAACAATACAAGTCATGGGCAGAATATTACAGTCAAACAGATGTTAATTGCGCTCCCGGGACAGAGAATATTGCTGTTACCAATGCAACCTCTTCGGGTTGTGCGGTGCCTGGAGCCACAGGTggatatccattttcaaatggcCAGCCTCCACCTCCTGGTACAACATCTTGGAGACCAGAACCCAGTTCATCTGAATTTCCGCCTTTGCAg CAGGCTAGTGATGTGACAGGTGATGCTTACAATGTTTACTGGAAACATGGAACGTCAGGAGTCcaaagtcatgtcaatccaatgCCATCATACTTTCAAAAACCTTTGGATCAAAATCCAATTCCATATGATAGCACTAGGGATCAGCAGAATATAGCTTGTCCTCAGGGGTCCAATCTACAATATTCTGTTACCAACCATGTTCCTCAGAACCAGGTCCCTCAGAATTATCAGCCACCATTGCAAACCTTTCCTTCTCTGGATACACGTCGGGTAAGCAAATTGCAGATTCCAACAAACCCTAGAATTGCTTCAAatttgggcttgggcttgccaAAAACCGATAAGGATAGCTCTACAACGAATGCAGCAACAAAGCCAGCTTATATCGGTGTCTCAATGCCAAAGCCTACTAACAAAGTGCCCTCTCATGATGACGCTGATTCCATGCTCAAG CCTGGCATGTTCCCTGCATCTCTACGTGCTTATGTGGAAAGGGCATTGTCCCGTTGCAAGGAAGATTCTCAAAAGGCAGCTTGTCAAAACATAATGAAGGAG ATGATTACAAAAGCATCTGCTGATGGTACACTTCTTACACGAGACTGGGATATCGAACCTCTTTTCCCATTACCGGATGTGGATACAATCAATAAGGA TGGGGAGAGTTCTGGTGCTGTTTCTTCATTACCGAGGTACAAAAGAAGTCCGAGTAGACGTACCAAAAGCAGGTGGGAACCTATATCAGAGGAGAAATTGGTTGAGAAAGTGCCATCTGTCAATCATGTTTCAGTAAAAGAGGTTAATTGGGACCATTTCAAAGAAAGGGATGGGGTG TTGTCCAGTGGAAAATGTGAGAGCACAGACGATGGTTGGAATAATTCCAAACTCCCTCCTTTGCAACATCAAACTCCAAGTAAAAATGTTCAAAGGCCAGTTAAGAAACAGCGGCTTAGTGATAACTTCGGCACTGCTGAAAACGGTGGTGGTTCCAGTGATAGTGATAAAGAACAGGGATTGGCAGCATATTATTCAAGTGCAATAACTCTAGCAAATTCGccagaggaaagaaaaagacgTGAAAATCGTTCTAAACGATTTGAGAAGGCACATGGACATCAAGCAGGAGTCAAGCACTTTAGGCAAAAGGCTGTTGGAGCTGGAAGTTTGTATTCTAGAAGGGCTAGCGTTCTGGAGCTTAGCAGAAGTTATAATGACAGTGGCAGCAGGGCTGTAGAGGATATTGATTGGGATGCCTTTACTGTCAAAGGAACCTGCCAGGAAATTGAGAAGCGCTATTTGCGTCTTACTTCTGCACCTGACCCTGCGACT GTTAGGCCGGAGGAGGTGTTAGAAAAAGCTCTCCTAATGGTTTTAAGTTCTCAAAAGAACTATCTCTACAAGTGTGATCAGTTGAAATCAATTCGTCAGGATTTGACTGTACAGAGGATACGTAATGAACTAACCGTCAAG GTGTATGAAACTCATGCGCGATTGTCAATAGAAGCTGGGGATCTGCCAGAGTATAATCAG TGCCAATCACAGCTACAAAGCCTTTATGCAGAAGGAATCAAGGGGTGTCATATGGAATTTTCTGCTTACAACTTACTTTGTGCTATATTGCACTCAAATAACAACAGAGATCTTTTATCGTCGATGGCAAG ATTATCAGATGAAGTGAAAAAGGATGAAGCTGTCAAGCATGCTCTTGCGGTCCGTGCAGCTGTTACGTCAGGGAACTATGTGCTGTTCTTCAGATTGTACAAGTTGGCTCCCAACTTGAACACCTGCCTAATGG ATCTCTATGTTGAGAAGATGCGGTTTGAGGCGTTGAAATGCATGTCTCGTTCTTATCGCCCTACACTTCCTGTTGCGTACATTGCTCAGGTCCTAGGCTTCACAACTGTCTTGCCAACAACtgaaggaaatgaagaaaaagacaTGGATGGGTTTGAGGAATGTGAGGAATGGTTAAGGGCACATGGTGCATGCCTCACCAAGGACAACAGCCAAGAGATGCAGCTCGACACGAAG GCTTCATCTTCCAGCCTTTACATGCCAGAACCTGAAGATGCTGTTGCCCATGGGGATACAAATCTTGCCGTTATTGATTTTCTAACGCGAACATcgtga
- the LOC122084075 gene encoding SAC3 family protein A-like isoform X5: MLVIHHIQILLILMVMATQDINMVTITNIHSKQTIRTLNKGVYIKIQTTGGYPSNEYNNQTNSWNAGSYAHYPSHQYSAYSSSDSNGAQSSSAVAATPLHYQQQYKSWAEYYSQTDVNCAPGTENIAVTNATSSGCAVPGATGGYPFSNGQPPPPGTTSWRPEPSSSEFPPLQQASDVTGDAYNVYWKHGTSGVQSHVNPMPSYFQKPLDQNPIPYDSTRDQQNIACPQGSNLQYSVTNHVPQNQVPQNYQPPLQTFPSLDTRRVSKLQIPTNPRIASNLGLGLPKTDKDSSTTNAATKPAYIGVSMPKPTNKVPSHDDADSMLKPGMFPASLRAYVERALSRCKEDSQKAACQNIMKEMITKASADGTLLTRDWDIEPLFPLPDVDTINKDGESSGAVSSLPRYKRSPSRRTKSRWEPISEEKLVEKVPSVNHVSVKEVNWDHFKERDGVLSSGKCESTDDGWNNSKLPPLQHQTPSKNVQRPVKKQRLSDNFGTAENGGGSSDSDKEQGLAAYYSSAITLANSPEERKRRENRSKRFEKAHGHQAGVKHFRQKAVGAGSLYSRRASVLELSRSYNDSGSRAVEDIDWDAFTVKGTCQEIEKRYLRLTSAPDPATVRPEEVLEKALLMVLSSQKNYLYKCDQLKSIRQDLTVQRIRNELTVKVYETHARLSIEAGDLPEYNQCQSQLQSLYAEGIKGCHMEFSAYNLLCAILHSNNNRDLLSSMARLSDEVKKDEAVKHALAVRAAVTSGNYVLFFRLYKLAPNLNTCLMDLYVEKMRFEALKCMSRSYRPTLPVAYIAQVLGFTTVLPTTEGNEEKDMDGFEECEEWLRAHGACLTKDNSQEMQLDTKASSSSLYMPEPEDAVAHGDTNLAVIDFLTRTS; the protein is encoded by the exons ATGCTGGTTATTCATCATATACAAATTCTGCTGATCCTTATGGTTATGGCAACACAGGATATCAACATGGTTACTATTACCAATATCCACAGCAAGCAAACCATTCGTACTCTCAACAAGGGGGTGTATATCAAAATTCAG ACAACTGGAGGTTACCCGAGCAACGAGTATAATAATCAGACCAACTCCTGGAATGCTGGTTCCTATGCACATTATCCCTCTCATCAGTATTCAGCCTACTCTTCTTCAGATTCTAATGGTGCTCAAAGTTCTAGTGCTGTAGCTGCAACTCCACTTCATTATCAGCAACAATACAAGTCATGGGCAGAATATTACAGTCAAACAGATGTTAATTGCGCTCCCGGGACAGAGAATATTGCTGTTACCAATGCAACCTCTTCGGGTTGTGCGGTGCCTGGAGCCACAGGTggatatccattttcaaatggcCAGCCTCCACCTCCTGGTACAACATCTTGGAGACCAGAACCCAGTTCATCTGAATTTCCGCCTTTGCAg CAGGCTAGTGATGTGACAGGTGATGCTTACAATGTTTACTGGAAACATGGAACGTCAGGAGTCcaaagtcatgtcaatccaatgCCATCATACTTTCAAAAACCTTTGGATCAAAATCCAATTCCATATGATAGCACTAGGGATCAGCAGAATATAGCTTGTCCTCAGGGGTCCAATCTACAATATTCTGTTACCAACCATGTTCCTCAGAACCAGGTCCCTCAGAATTATCAGCCACCATTGCAAACCTTTCCTTCTCTGGATACACGTCGGGTAAGCAAATTGCAGATTCCAACAAACCCTAGAATTGCTTCAAatttgggcttgggcttgccaAAAACCGATAAGGATAGCTCTACAACGAATGCAGCAACAAAGCCAGCTTATATCGGTGTCTCAATGCCAAAGCCTACTAACAAAGTGCCCTCTCATGATGACGCTGATTCCATGCTCAAG CCTGGCATGTTCCCTGCATCTCTACGTGCTTATGTGGAAAGGGCATTGTCCCGTTGCAAGGAAGATTCTCAAAAGGCAGCTTGTCAAAACATAATGAAGGAG ATGATTACAAAAGCATCTGCTGATGGTACACTTCTTACACGAGACTGGGATATCGAACCTCTTTTCCCATTACCGGATGTGGATACAATCAATAAGGA TGGGGAGAGTTCTGGTGCTGTTTCTTCATTACCGAGGTACAAAAGAAGTCCGAGTAGACGTACCAAAAGCAGGTGGGAACCTATATCAGAGGAGAAATTGGTTGAGAAAGTGCCATCTGTCAATCATGTTTCAGTAAAAGAGGTTAATTGGGACCATTTCAAAGAAAGGGATGGGGTG TTGTCCAGTGGAAAATGTGAGAGCACAGACGATGGTTGGAATAATTCCAAACTCCCTCCTTTGCAACATCAAACTCCAAGTAAAAATGTTCAAAGGCCAGTTAAGAAACAGCGGCTTAGTGATAACTTCGGCACTGCTGAAAACGGTGGTGGTTCCAGTGATAGTGATAAAGAACAGGGATTGGCAGCATATTATTCAAGTGCAATAACTCTAGCAAATTCGccagaggaaagaaaaagacgTGAAAATCGTTCTAAACGATTTGAGAAGGCACATGGACATCAAGCAGGAGTCAAGCACTTTAGGCAAAAGGCTGTTGGAGCTGGAAGTTTGTATTCTAGAAGGGCTAGCGTTCTGGAGCTTAGCAGAAGTTATAATGACAGTGGCAGCAGGGCTGTAGAGGATATTGATTGGGATGCCTTTACTGTCAAAGGAACCTGCCAGGAAATTGAGAAGCGCTATTTGCGTCTTACTTCTGCACCTGACCCTGCGACT GTTAGGCCGGAGGAGGTGTTAGAAAAAGCTCTCCTAATGGTTTTAAGTTCTCAAAAGAACTATCTCTACAAGTGTGATCAGTTGAAATCAATTCGTCAGGATTTGACTGTACAGAGGATACGTAATGAACTAACCGTCAAG GTGTATGAAACTCATGCGCGATTGTCAATAGAAGCTGGGGATCTGCCAGAGTATAATCAG TGCCAATCACAGCTACAAAGCCTTTATGCAGAAGGAATCAAGGGGTGTCATATGGAATTTTCTGCTTACAACTTACTTTGTGCTATATTGCACTCAAATAACAACAGAGATCTTTTATCGTCGATGGCAAG ATTATCAGATGAAGTGAAAAAGGATGAAGCTGTCAAGCATGCTCTTGCGGTCCGTGCAGCTGTTACGTCAGGGAACTATGTGCTGTTCTTCAGATTGTACAAGTTGGCTCCCAACTTGAACACCTGCCTAATGG ATCTCTATGTTGAGAAGATGCGGTTTGAGGCGTTGAAATGCATGTCTCGTTCTTATCGCCCTACACTTCCTGTTGCGTACATTGCTCAGGTCCTAGGCTTCACAACTGTCTTGCCAACAACtgaaggaaatgaagaaaaagacaTGGATGGGTTTGAGGAATGTGAGGAATGGTTAAGGGCACATGGTGCATGCCTCACCAAGGACAACAGCCAAGAGATGCAGCTCGACACGAAG GCTTCATCTTCCAGCCTTTACATGCCAGAACCTGAAGATGCTGTTGCCCATGGGGATACAAATCTTGCCGTTATTGATTTTCTAACGCGAACATcgtga